A DNA window from Anas acuta chromosome 4, bAnaAcu1.1, whole genome shotgun sequence contains the following coding sequences:
- the C4H4orf17 gene encoding uncharacterized protein C4orf17 homolog — MPLPGYNIRCTLCLLFFNLVKHSACWFPENREGLADFPKTTQSNPTSPEKLLKKRSQTSAQPAAEQGAHKPPTQPSSLFANLTHSPYVQENMNFIPSYLDWEIKVLDRLGKVLQTDSLTEIQKWLLKASLKEKDLMSNLIYSELADKDVLNNHPHAMKEGTAENTNIPYLLKPPPTPQKGPEREMNNRPSTKESEASQNMKIDKDAERILFSRLRNKCPARADTLSPGKNHGQQRAGSGNKSESCFPPPLKQQMPPFQGRPTSS; from the exons atgccCCTCCCCGGATACAACATAAGGTGTACCTTATGCCTGCTATTTTTCAACTTGGTAAAACACTCTGCCTGTTGGTttccagaaaacagagaaggacttgcAGATTTTCCTAAAACGACTCAAAGCAACCCTACTTCACCTGAAAAG cttttgaaaaagcGATCCCAAACCTCTGCACAacctgcagctgagcagggagccCACAAGCCTCCCACCCAGCCTTCCTCTCTGTTTGCCAACTTGACTCACAGCCCTTACGTTCAGGAGAACATGAATTTCATCCCAAGCTACCTGGATTGGGAAATAAAG GTGCTGGACAGACTGGGCAAAGTTTTACAGACAGATTCACTCACGGAGATCCAGAAATGGCTCTTGAAGGCAAGCCTGAAAG AGAAAGACTTAATGTCCAACCTGATTTACTCGGAACTGGCTGACAAAGACGTGCTGAATAATCACCCCCACGCCATGAAGGAAGGCACAGCAGAGAACACGAATATCCCCTATCTGCTGAAGCCTCCCCCGACTCCTCAGAAAGGTCCAGAAAGGGAAATGAATAACAG GCCTTCAACTAAAGAATCAGAAGCAAGTCAAAACATGAAGATTG ACAAGGATGCAGAACGTATTTTATTCTCAAGGCTGAGAAACAAATGTCCAGCACGCGCAGACACGTTGTCCCCAGGGAAGAACCATGGCCAACAGAGAGCTGGAAGTGGAAACAAGAGCGAGTCCtgcttccccccacccctcaaACAACAGATGCCTCCCTTCCAGGGGAGACCCACCTCCTCATAG